The Verrucomicrobiota bacterium DNA window TTTGGACGACAACAGGAGGATTGGCACATCCATCCAAAGCGGCGTCGCGGCCCCTTCACCCTGCCTTGCCGCACGCACTCCAAAAAACGTCACCTAACGCTCAGCCACCACCACCGCCACTACCCGAAAACCGATATCGATGCTCCGACAATCAGGCGTGAAGTCGCAACGGCGCGGGGATAACTCAGGATTTTGGGGATGAATCCTCCGGTTTGGTTCGCAAGGCCCGGAGTTGCTCACGCAGGACGGCGGCCTGCTCTACGTCAAAAACTGCTCGCCGTGCCACCAGAACACCGGCTTGGGACAACCCCCAATGTACCCCCCGCTGGCCGGTTCCGATTGGGTTAACGCGCCGGGACCGGATCGCTTGATACGCATCGTCTTGCACGGATTGCATGGTCCCATCACGGTCAAAGACGCGACGTTCAACAACATCATGGTGCCGTGGAAAGATTTTCTTAAGGACGAGGAAATTGCCGCCCTGCTGACCT harbors:
- a CDS encoding cytochrome c produces the protein MLTQDGGLLYVKNCSPCHQNTGLGQPPMYPPLAGSDWVNAPGPDRLIRIVLHGLHGPITVKDATFNNIMVPWKDFLKDEEIAALLTYLRRNQSWGNTAPAVTPARVTEIRQAETGRDGPWTAEELLKIPADKP